A portion of the Luxibacter massiliensis genome contains these proteins:
- a CDS encoding glycosyltransferase family 2 protein: MKLIIQIPCYNEAETLEIALNDLPKQIDGIDQIEYLIINDGSKDNTVDVAKKWGVHYIVNFKRNKGLAKGFMAGLDACLRNGADIIVNTDADNQYCADDIEKLVRPIIEGRTDIVIGERPIDQTEHFSPLKKKLQHFGSWVVRVASKSDIPDAPSGFRAYSREAAMQMNVSNEYTYTLETIVQAGRNKIAMTSVPIRTNAELRPSRLFSSMFGYVKKSMLTILRAFMMYKPMRFFTIFAAIPFLIGLGLGIRFMVYFFLGTGGGHVQSLILASTLMMLGFMTFVIGLQADIISANRKLLEDIRYKVSKMYYEDAKDSHKEQD; this comes from the coding sequence ATGAAACTTATTATACAGATTCCGTGTTATAATGAAGCGGAAACCCTGGAGATTGCCTTAAATGACCTGCCAAAACAGATAGACGGCATCGATCAGATAGAATATCTGATTATCAATGACGGCAGCAAGGACAACACTGTCGATGTGGCAAAAAAATGGGGCGTTCATTATATCGTGAATTTTAAGAGAAATAAAGGATTGGCTAAAGGGTTTATGGCAGGGTTGGATGCATGTCTCAGAAATGGCGCTGACATTATTGTGAATACAGATGCAGACAACCAATATTGTGCCGATGATATAGAGAAATTGGTGCGCCCAATCATTGAAGGCAGGACAGATATTGTAATCGGCGAGAGGCCCATTGACCAGACAGAGCATTTCTCACCTTTAAAAAAGAAACTTCAGCATTTCGGGAGCTGGGTGGTGCGTGTTGCTTCCAAGTCAGATATACCTGACGCCCCCAGCGGTTTCCGGGCTTACAGCAGGGAAGCGGCAATGCAGATGAATGTCAGCAATGAGTATACGTATACCCTGGAGACTATCGTACAGGCAGGCAGAAATAAAATAGCTATGACGTCAGTTCCTATTAGGACCAATGCCGAGCTGAGGCCCTCAAGGCTGTTCAGCAGTATGTTCGGCTATGTAAAGAAGTCCATGCTGACCATTTTAAGAGCTTTTATGATGTATAAGCCTATGCGGTTCTTTACGATTTTTGCAGCCATTCCTTTTCTGATAGGCCTGGGTTTGGGAATCAGGTTTATGGTATACTTTTTCCTGGGCACAGGCGGAGGCCATGTACAGTCGCTGATACTGGCCAGTACGCTCATGATGCTTGGGTTTATGACATTCGTGATCGGGCTGCAGGCAGATATTATATCTGCCAACCGGAAGCTTTTGGAAGATATACGTTATAAAGTAAGCAAAATGTATTATGAGGATGCAAAGGATAGCCATAAAGAGCAGGACTAA